The following proteins are encoded in a genomic region of Montipora foliosa isolate CH-2021 chromosome 8, ASM3666993v2, whole genome shotgun sequence:
- the LOC137968256 gene encoding tigger transposable element-derived protein 6-like, translating to MACCGNGIPERASNIPVDDPILVEQARFIAERFGEDTFKGTSGWLETWKKRHNIGQMSIAGEEGDVSPVTIDSWNERVKELTKGYSPRDVWNEDETGCFWKAMPEKSLSQKEKRCRSGKNEKQRITAVFFVNAEGEKEGLMVIGSSTPEYLSRDEAWMRTEIMALSLPG from the coding sequence ATGGCTTGTTGTGGGAATGGTATACCAGAGAGAGCATCAAATATCCCTGTCGACGACCCCATACTGGTCGAACAAGCACGATTTATTGCTGAGAGGTTTGGAGAAGACACTTTTAAAGGAACAAGTGGCTGGCTAGAGACGTGGAAAAAGAGACACAACATCGGTCAAATGAGCATCGCTGGGGAAGAGGGAGATGTTAGCCCAGTGACCATAGATAGCTGGAATGAAAGAGTGAAAGAGCTGACTAAGGGCTACTCTCCTAGGGATGTATGGAATGAGGACGAAACTGGCTGCTTCTGGAAGGCGATGCCTGAGAAATCGCTCTCTCAAAAGGAAAAACGCTGCAGAAGTGGCAAGAATGAGAAGCAACGAATAACCGCTGTATTCTTTGTGAATGCAGAGGGCGAGAAAGAGGGCCTTATGGTGATAGGAAGTAGTACTCCTGAGTACCTCAGCCGTGACGAGGCGTGGATGAGAACTGAGATAATGGCACTATCCTTACCAGGTTGA